From one Rosa rugosa chromosome 4, drRosRugo1.1, whole genome shotgun sequence genomic stretch:
- the LOC133742016 gene encoding protein LURP-one-related 4 — protein sequence MAKVCRPGAAPQVPSVTPYMSSKRETYTIWMKSLVCNTNGCTVYNSNGEIVYRVDNYDKKCSNEVHLMNLQGKLLYTIRKKKLQAFERWDGYKWSGSCKFDKEEKPWFHVKRYSRMLMGSLACQITVGFEKYWIVRLTGKTTAGFRIVDIDGGIAAEAKKKLSSSGIVLGEDVLTLEVETHMDHSLIMAIVTAYGLICRKM from the exons ATGGCAAAGGTATGTCGACCTGGTGCAGCTCCCCAAGTTCCTTCTGTCACTCCGTACATGAGCTCAAAGAGAGAAACATATACCATTTGGATGAAGTCACTTGTATGCAATACAAATGGTTGCACCGTCTATAATTCCAATGGTGAGATTGTTTACCGAGTTGACAACTATGACAAAAAGTGCAGCAATGAAGTCCATCTCATGAATCTCCAAGGGAAACTTCTTTATACCATACGTAAAAAG AAGCTACAAGCTTTTGAACGATGGGATGGCTATAAATGGAGTGGATCTTGTAAATTTGACAAAGAGGAGAAGCCTTGGTTTCATGTGAAAAGATATAGCAGAATGCTTATGGGAAGCTTAGCTTGTCAAATTACAGTAGGGTTTGAAAAGTATTGGATAGTGAGATTAACAGGCAAGACTACTGCAGGGTTTAGAATAGTGGACATTGATGGAGGAATTGCTGCAGAG GCAAAGAAGAAGCTATCATCTTCTGGGATAGTTCTGGGAGAAGATGTATTAACCTTGGAGGTGGAGACTCATATGGACCATTCACTTATAATGGCTATTGTAACTGCCTATGGATTAATTTGTCGCAAAATGTAA